The Chryseobacterium sp. G0186 genome includes the window TCCGCAATAAACCCAAAAACGGTAGTTGGGCTGGCAGGATTTTCCAAATCAAACTGTATTTTTTCATCATGCAAAAGAAATTCACCGGTCTCCTTATCCAGGTTATACCCGCCCTCCGTAATGGTTAGGGAAATAACTTTAATAGAGCTGTCTGCAATTTTTCTGACTACAGCATCCGGATCTTCAACTCCCCAGATCAATTCCCGTAATGAATGTATTGTATGCACTTCATTTGTGCCGTTTCTTCCACAAACAGTCAGTGTATACTGAAGATTCTGCGCTCTTAGCCTGTTCACAACCTTTTCATCTGAAGGCAATAAACATACTCCACAAATACCCCATGCATGCTGATCTTTTTCATTCAATAGCAAATGGGTATAAAACTGCTGATGAGCCCTGTGGAAATTCCCAACTCCGATATGTAAAATTCCCGTACGGACATCATTAGCGTCATAATGACAAGAAATCATATTCATAAATGCAAATTTGTTAATAGATTGATTGTTTTGCTAAAACTATGTTAACAAATAGTTAACTCATCAGTTTTTTTATAAAATTTAAACTGGGAACGTTCCCAAAAATTAGGGAACGTTCCCAATTGCATTTTTTTTTATTACTTTTAACAAAAAACACGGTCTGATGAAACGTATTACCATTAAAGATTTGTCTAAATTTTTGTCATTATCTACCTCTACGATCTCCAGAGCTCTTCTAAATGATAAAAATGTAAATGAAGAAACAAGAAAACGGGTATTGGATGCAGCCCATACATTGGGTTATAAACCCAACCTTACTGCCTTAAGTCTGCAATCCGGACACTCCAAAACCATAGGAGTTGTTGTCCCTGAAATGATCACCCCGTTTTCAGCGAGAGTTCTTAAGGGAATTCAGAATATACTTTATCCTATTGGGTATAGGATTATCATCACCCAGTCGGATGAAGATCCGATGATAGAAAGAAAGAATCTACAACTTTTGGAGGAGTTTAATGTGGATGCCATTATTATCAATCTCTGTCATGAAACCCAAAACAACGATGTGTATCAGTCTATTATGGACCTGGGAATCCCTTTAGTATTCTTTGACAGGATCCCTCATAAATCCTTAGATGTTTCGAAAGTAATTGTTAATGACTACATTACAGCATCATTAATGGTAGAATACTTAATTAAAACCGGGAGAAAAAGAATTGTTCATATCATGGGACCTTCAACAATCCGGAATGTTACAGAAAGAATGAATGGATACAAGCGTATTCTCATGAAGTATAATATTTTTGATGAAAACCTCATCATACAGACCAATGGAATGACTTTTCAGGATGGAAAAGATACCATCAAGCAGCTATTAAATAGAAATATAGAATTTGACAGCATCTTTGCATTTAGTGATACCTTAGCAATGGGTGCCATGCATTATCTTCTTGAACAAAAGATAAGAATACCTGAAGATGTAGCGATTGCCAGTTTTTCCGGAACCGAATTATCCTCCATGGTGTATCCCCAATTAACCAGTGTACAGCAGCCATTGGAAAAAATGGGGGAAATAGCCGCAGAACTTGCACTGGAAAAGATCAAAGACAATTCAATGCCTAGCCGATCTATTATGTTGGATGCAGAATTGGTGTACAGAGCTTCAACCTAATCCAAATCAGATTTCTGTATGAGCCAATGTATTACATTTTTCAAAATAGGACTTCTGTTAGATTCTTTCCAGATCATATAAAGGTCTGTTTTCTGAGTAATATATTTGAGTTCCAAAAATTTTACATTTAAATTATATCCATATTGTAATGAGGTAGGCAATATAGCCAGTCCCAATCCCTCTTCCACAAGTTTATAGATCGTTAATGCATTAATTGACTTATGAAATACTTTCGGACGGAAACCATGATCTTCACAGATGCTCATAATCAAATCAAAATAATG containing:
- a CDS encoding LacI family DNA-binding transcriptional regulator, whose translation is MKRITIKDLSKFLSLSTSTISRALLNDKNVNEETRKRVLDAAHTLGYKPNLTALSLQSGHSKTIGVVVPEMITPFSARVLKGIQNILYPIGYRIIITQSDEDPMIERKNLQLLEEFNVDAIIINLCHETQNNDVYQSIMDLGIPLVFFDRIPHKSLDVSKVIVNDYITASLMVEYLIKTGRKRIVHIMGPSTIRNVTERMNGYKRILMKYNIFDENLIIQTNGMTFQDGKDTIKQLLNRNIEFDSIFAFSDTLAMGAMHYLLEQKIRIPEDVAIASFSGTELSSMVYPQLTSVQQPLEKMGEIAAELALEKIKDNSMPSRSIMLDAELVYRAST